GAGTGCCGACGTGACCAAGCAGGAGAACGTGATTGGAGCGCCGGTGCGCGACAAAATCGCCCTGATGTTCGACGATATGATCAGCACGGCCAGTTCGATCTGCGGGGCCGCGACAGCCATTCATAAGGCGGGAGCCCGCGAAATTCACGTCGGGGCGACGCACGGCCTGCTGGTCGGCCCGGCCATCGAACGCCTGCAATCGGCCCCGATTTCGTCGGTCGCCGTCACCGACACGATCCCGCTCCGTCCCAGCCAATTGCTGCCGAAGGTGCGCGTGCTATCGGTCGCGGCCTTGTTGGGCCAAGCCATCAAGAGGATCCACCGCAATGAATCCGTAAGCGGGCTGTTTGTGTAGACAAATGCCTACTGCCCAATGACGAATGTCTAAAGAATGAACGAAGCACGAATGACGAAGCACGAATGACGAAGCACGAATGACGAAATGAGGCAATCCAGTGCAGGTTGGCCGGTCTGCGCCAGCCATTCTCAGTTTCGTTCATTTTTCGCGTGCCGCAAAAACCGGGGTTGAATTCTCGCCAATTTCGGGCACAATACTTGGTTCGCCCAACTCGATTTGAATTTGCCCCTTTCCCCCGCTGATTTTTTCCCGAGGACGACCATGGCGGAATCGTTGACCGTCGAAAAGCGTGCCACCCACGGCAAGCATCATGCCAAGCGGCTGCGTCAGGCCGGGGCGATCCCGGCCGTGCTCTACGGCCACGGCGAAGAGCCCGTCAGCCTTTCGGTTCCGCGGGATGCGTTCGTTGCCGCATTGCGGCACGGCACACGGCTTGTCGAATTGCAAGGCGGCGTGCGCGAGAGCGCGCTGATCCGCGATTTGCAGTGGGATACCTACGGCACGGGCTTGCTGCACATCGATTTCGCCCGCGTCTCGGCCGACGAAAAGGTGAAAGTCACCGTGCAGGTTGAGCTGCGCGGCCAGGCTGCCGGCACTCGTGCCGGAGGCGTTATTCAGCACCTGGTCCATTCGATCGAAATCGAGTGCCTGGCCACTGCCATTCCGGAAAAGCTGCAAGTGAATATCAATCATCTCGAGATGAACGGCACGATCACGGTCGGACAGATCGAGCTACCGGCGGGCGTAACCCTGTTGAGCGATGGCGAGGCGATTGCCGTGCAATGCGTCGAGCCGGCTGCCGAGGTCGAGGCTGCCGAAGCCGGATTGGGCGAAGCCGCCGAGCCCGAAGTGATCGGTCGCAAGCCCGAGTCCGAGGAGGACGAGGAGAAAGCGTGAGGAAGGCTGCGAGGCTTGAGGCCAAAGGCTTGAGGACGCTCGGGTCGGCCTTCGGCCATTTGCTTCGTACCTCAAGCCCT
The sequence above is a segment of the Pirellulales bacterium genome. Coding sequences within it:
- a CDS encoding 50S ribosomal protein L25 encodes the protein MAESLTVEKRATHGKHHAKRLRQAGAIPAVLYGHGEEPVSLSVPRDAFVAALRHGTRLVELQGGVRESALIRDLQWDTYGTGLLHIDFARVSADEKVKVTVQVELRGQAAGTRAGGVIQHLVHSIEIECLATAIPEKLQVNINHLEMNGTITVGQIELPAGVTLLSDGEAIAVQCVEPAAEVEAAEAGLGEAAEPEVIGRKPESEEDEEKA